A window of Nitrospirota bacterium contains these coding sequences:
- a CDS encoding NTP transferase domain-containing protein, which translates to MNICAVILAAGRGKRMNSLKPKVLHEVLGRPMIRYAVDAVTALKPKKIVIVVNSGADEVKRQIKNRSVSFVFQKKLLGTGNALTEAKKALRGINRCTTVVINGDSPLITGRTLKTFLKKHMTYGNDLSVGFFIDESLSGYGRILRDESGMVAGIIEDKHATSDEKTRARELNAGIYAIEPPVMDYLSSLRLHSSSGEYYLTDIVREAVKARRKVEAYECPAEEVRGVNTRAELFQAADILNKKIILKWMTKGVTFMDPAMTIIQPSVKIGKDAVIHPNTCFEDSTSIGRNCVIYPGVRICGSSIGRGVIVKDNTFIEQSRIKGGSVIGPLVHLKNNRVEG; encoded by the coding sequence ATGAACATATGCGCTGTGATCCTTGCGGCAGGGCGCGGCAAACGCATGAACTCCCTTAAACCGAAGGTACTGCATGAAGTTTTGGGCAGGCCTATGATCCGGTATGCGGTTGACGCCGTAACCGCGCTGAAGCCGAAGAAGATTGTAATAGTTGTTAATTCCGGCGCAGACGAGGTAAAACGGCAGATTAAAAACAGGTCTGTGTCGTTTGTTTTTCAAAAAAAACTGCTTGGCACCGGCAATGCGCTAACAGAGGCAAAGAAGGCATTAAGGGGGATAAACCGCTGTACAACTGTTGTCATTAACGGAGACTCGCCGTTAATAACAGGCAGAACGCTGAAGACCTTTTTAAAAAAACACATGACTTACGGGAATGATTTATCAGTCGGTTTTTTTATTGATGAATCTTTGTCGGGATACGGCAGGATACTGCGTGATGAATCAGGAATGGTTGCAGGGATAATTGAAGACAAACATGCAACTTCAGATGAAAAAACAAGGGCAAGGGAATTAAATGCGGGGATTTATGCTATTGAACCTCCTGTTATGGATTATCTCAGCAGTCTGAGACTGCACAGCTCTTCGGGCGAATATTATCTCACTGATATTGTCAGGGAGGCTGTTAAGGCCCGCAGGAAAGTTGAGGCTTATGAATGTCCGGCAGAAGAGGTCCGCGGCGTCAACACAAGAGCGGAACTTTTTCAGGCGGCGGACATATTGAATAAAAAAATTATTTTAAAATGGATGACGAAAGGGGTCACATTCATGGACCCTGCAATGACAATTATTCAGCCTTCTGTTAAAATAGGGAAAGATGCGGTTATCCATCCCAATACATGCTTTGAAGACAGTACATCAATAGGCAGAAACTGTGTAATTTATCCAGGCGTGAGGATATGCGGCAGCAGTATCGGCCGCGGGGTTATAGTTAAAGATAATACATTTATTGAACAGAGCAGGATAAAAGGCGGGAGTGTGATAGGCCCGCTGGTACATCTGAAAAATAACAGGGTTGAAGGATGA
- a CDS encoding DUF502 domain-containing protein: MPDSVKITFKQTFKKKFIAGLFVLIPITVTLSVLIWFFKIVDGLLGQFYDNLLGFHTAGLGFVTIILLIFLAGIISTNVFGKKVLTLIEKWLLHIPVVKGIYMPIKQMVDAFSPENKSAFKKFVIIEYPRMGVYSFGFLTKECCLKPAGDSEICLKAVYIPTNNLYLGSVALFKEDEVLYTKLTVDEGIKIILSGGIVTPDYLAESPPLDKAGSYK, translated from the coding sequence ATGCCGGACTCAGTGAAAATCACTTTTAAACAAACATTTAAAAAGAAATTTATTGCGGGTCTGTTTGTATTAATCCCGATAACCGTAACCCTGTCAGTGCTTATCTGGTTTTTCAAGATTGTTGACGGTCTGCTCGGGCAGTTTTACGATAATCTCCTCGGCTTCCATACGGCAGGGCTCGGATTTGTAACCATCATACTGCTGATTTTCCTTGCAGGAATAATATCCACCAATGTATTCGGCAAAAAGGTTTTGACTCTTATAGAAAAATGGCTTTTGCACATCCCGGTTGTCAAAGGCATATACATGCCCATCAAGCAGATGGTGGACGCCTTTTCGCCGGAAAATAAAAGCGCCTTTAAAAAATTTGTGATTATTGAATATCCGAGGATGGGCGTTTATTCATTCGGTTTTCTGACAAAGGAATGCTGTTTAAAACCTGCAGGCGACTCTGAAATTTGCCTTAAGGCGGTATATATCCCTACCAACAATTTATATCTCGGCTCAGTTGCGCTTTTTAAGGAGGACGAAGTTCTTTATACAAAACTCACTGTTGACGAGGGAATAAAGATAATCCTCTCAGGCGGAATAGTGACGCCTGATTATCTTGCTGAAAGCCCTCCATTGGATAAGGCGGGTTCTTACAAATGA
- the glmS gene encoding glutamine--fructose-6-phosphate transaminase (isomerizing), with product MCGIIGYIGKQNAIPILIDGLKKLEYRGYDSAGIAFVKSGKIHVRRCAGKIRELESSIKDENLQSHTGIGHTRWATHGRPSEENAHPHRAGGIVVVHNGIIENYLKLKTELKKEGHVFTSETDTEVICHLIDRHVKKGLKLEGATREALKHIEGAYAIGIIREDEPDRIIAVRKDSPLILGLGQDEFFIASDIPAFLNYTRDAIILDNNEMAVITRGGVAISDLEGNPLNKKITTITWSPAMAEKGGYRHFMLKEIFEQPRALTDTIRNRFSLEKGEVDLEEFSMTAAEMKKACKIFLVACGTSWHSALAGKYMIEDIAGVPAEVDIASEFRYRNTIIPKESIVIVITQSGETADTIAAQREAKRKGAKVLSICNVVGSTSSREADSVFYTHSGPEIGVASTKAFTTQLISLYLFSIALAHARGALDKNRIREMLQEQLLLPEKVEKVLKLEESVLRIAKKYFQAKDFLYLGRGLHYPIALEGALKLKEISYIHAEGYPAGEMKHGPIALIDNEMPVLVLAPKDKVYEKILSNIEEVKSRGGLVIALATEGDGNITALTPDVIFLPESNPYLTPVLFTIPLHLLAYHIAVLRGCDVDQPRNLAKSVTVE from the coding sequence ATGTGCGGAATAATTGGTTACATAGGCAAGCAAAACGCCATCCCGATACTTATTGACGGGCTTAAGAAGCTGGAGTACAGAGGTTATGACTCCGCAGGCATAGCATTTGTCAAAAGCGGCAAGATCCATGTAAGACGCTGCGCCGGCAAGATACGTGAGCTTGAAAGTTCAATAAAAGATGAAAACCTCCAAAGCCACACCGGCATAGGGCATACGCGCTGGGCCACCCACGGCAGGCCTTCAGAGGAAAATGCGCATCCGCACAGGGCCGGCGGGATTGTTGTCGTTCATAACGGAATTATTGAAAATTACCTTAAGCTTAAAACAGAGCTTAAAAAAGAAGGGCATGTCTTTACGTCTGAAACCGACACGGAAGTCATATGCCATTTAATTGACAGGCATGTAAAAAAGGGACTAAAGCTTGAGGGCGCAACAAGAGAGGCCCTGAAGCATATTGAAGGCGCATATGCCATTGGAATTATCAGAGAGGATGAACCCGACAGGATTATTGCGGTAAGAAAGGACAGTCCGCTTATTCTCGGGCTCGGGCAGGACGAATTTTTTATAGCATCGGATATTCCCGCATTTCTTAATTATACGAGGGATGCGATAATTCTTGATAACAACGAAATGGCGGTAATCACCCGCGGCGGAGTTGCCATTTCAGACCTTGAAGGGAATCCCCTGAATAAGAAAATCACGACCATAACGTGGAGCCCTGCAATGGCTGAAAAGGGCGGTTACAGACATTTTATGTTAAAGGAAATATTTGAGCAGCCGAGGGCGCTAACGGATACTATTAGAAACAGGTTTTCGCTGGAAAAAGGCGAGGTGGATTTAGAAGAGTTTTCAATGACTGCCGCCGAAATGAAGAAGGCATGCAAGATATTTCTTGTTGCATGCGGCACGTCATGGCATTCTGCTCTGGCAGGCAAATATATGATTGAAGACATTGCCGGGGTGCCCGCGGAGGTTGATATCGCATCAGAATTCAGGTACAGGAATACTATAATCCCGAAAGAAAGCATTGTAATTGTAATAACCCAGTCAGGCGAGACGGCGGACACAATCGCGGCCCAGCGTGAGGCAAAGCGCAAGGGGGCCAAGGTTTTAAGCATATGCAATGTGGTCGGCAGCACTTCCTCAAGGGAGGCTGACAGTGTTTTTTATACGCACTCCGGCCCGGAAATAGGGGTCGCATCAACAAAGGCTTTTACCACACAGCTTATTTCACTTTATTTATTCTCTATAGCCCTCGCACATGCAAGGGGCGCCCTTGATAAAAACAGGATAAGGGAGATGCTCCAGGAGCAGCTGCTTTTGCCTGAAAAGGTTGAAAAAGTTCTGAAGCTTGAGGAGTCCGTCCTGAGGATAGCAAAAAAATATTTTCAGGCAAAAGATTTTCTTTACCTGGGCCGGGGCCTCCATTATCCGATAGCCCTTGAAGGCGCGCTGAAACTCAAGGAAATCTCTTATATCCATGCGGAAGGTTATCCGGCAGGCGAGATGAAGCACGGGCCCATTGCCCTTATAGACAACGAAATGCCTGTGCTGGTCCTTGCGCCGAAGGATAAGGTCTATGAGAAAATTCTCTCCAATATTGAGGAGGTAAAAAGCAGGGGAGGCCTGGTCATAGCCCTTGCAACAGAGGGGGATGGTAATATTACTGCTCTTACTCCGGATGTAATCTTCCTTCCTGAATCAAATCCGTATCTTACCCCTGTGTTATTTACCATTCCGCTTCATCTGCTGGCATACCATATAGCGGTTTTGAGGGGCTGTGACGTGGACCAGCCGAGAAATCTTGCAAAAAGCGTTACGGTGGAGTAA